From the Acidimicrobiales bacterium genome, the window GGCGACCGCCCTCGCGCTCGTCGGCGGCGACCACCGCGGCCTTGATCCGCACGCACGCCGCGACCCGCTCCTCGATGTCGAGTTCGTCGAGGCGACCGCCCCCGAGGAAGTGGTACTTGGCCACCTCGCCCACACCGCTCCGGTACTCACGGGGCGGAAGGGTCTTCAGCGTGTCGGTGTCGCAGAGCACCGCCGACGGCTGCCAGAACGCTCCGACGAGGTTCTTGCCCTCCGGAAGGTTGACGCCGGTCTTGCCACCGATCGCGGCGTCGACCTGTCCGAGCAGGGTCGTCGACACACTGACGAAGCGGATCCCGCGGTGGTAGACGGCGGCCACGAAGCCGGCCAGGTCGGTGACGACGCCACCACCGACGCCGACGATCGCGTCGGCTCGCGTGAAGCCGGCCTCGGCCATCCGGCGGCACACCTGCTCGACGACGGTGAGGGACTTCGCCGCTTCCCCATCGGGGACGGCGATGACCTCGTGATCGACCCCCGGATCCACATCCCACGGGATGCCCGCCTGAGTGATCACGGCGACCCGCCTGGCCCCCTGGGGAACGACCTCGGGCAGGAGTTCACGAACGCCGGCACCGACGTGGACGGGGTAGCTCCGCTGCTCGAGATCGACCGAGATGGTGATGGTCATGCCGGGGCTCCTTCCATCGCCGCCACGATCGCGTCGACGCAGTCGACGTGGCGCATCGAGGTGGTGTCGACCCGAAGATCGGCGACCTCGAGATAGCCGGGATTTCGCTCGTCGATCTTGTCGCGGAGCGCGGCCCGGACGTCGCCCTGCAGCAGCGGCCGACCTCGTCCGGATCCGACACGGGCGGTGAGCGCGTCGATCGAACCATCGAGCCAGACGACGAATGCGTCGACATTGCGCAGGAGCTCACGGTTCGCGGCGGTGACGACGATGCCGCCGCCGGTCGATACGACCGCCGGCGACGCGAGAGCTTCGCCGAGCGCTTCGGTCTCGAGTTCTCGGAATCGCTCCTCGCCGTCGTGCTCGAAGATCTCGTCGATCGGCGCGCCGGCCGCCTCGACCACGAGTTCGTCGGTGTCGACATGGCTCATCTCGAGCCGCCGCGCCAGGGCGCGCCCGACCGTCGACTTGCCCGACCCCATGGGGCCGACCAGCACGATGGCGCGAGACGACATGCCGTGAAGGGTACCGGTCGGCCACCGGCCCGTCGGGATGGGTTTCGCCCGATCCCCGCGTCAGAGGATCGCGTCGGCGAAGAAGACGACCACGACGGTGCCTGCGGCGAGGGCCGGTCCGAACGGCATCGACTGCGAGAGCAGACGAGCGGGCTGACCGTCGTCGCCGGCCTCCGGATCGGGAAGGACGTCACGCGAGAGCCGACGACGCAGAACGGCGATGAGCAGACCGCCGATTCCCCCGACGAGGCAGGACAGGAGGAGGGCGTAGAAGACGAGGCGGAACACCGGCGTCCACCCCACCCACACCGAACCCGCGGCCCAGCCGAGGTGCAGCCCGAGCAGGAGGGCGAGTTTCACGTCGCCGAACCCCATGCCACGGGGTGAGATCAGGTGCATGACGAGCAGGAACCCTCCGTAGAGGGCCATGCCACCGAGCGCCTTGGTGATCGCCGACGGCCGGTCGATGCCGATGCCGGCCACCACCATGGTGAGCAGCGACAAACCCAGCGACGGGAACACGAGTCGATCCGGCAGCCGGTAGACGTACATGTCGATCACCGAGAGACCGAGCGTCGACGTGACGAGCACGAGCGGTGGCAGCAGCGTCCACTCCCAACCGTGGTCGACGGCGACCGCCACCCACAGAAGCATCGTCAGGACCTCGACGACGGGGTATGCAGGCGTGATCCGGTGACCACAGTGAGGACAACTGCCCTTCAGCCGTACCCAGGACAGAACCGGGATCGTGTCGGCATGGCCGAGTGTCTGATCGCAGAACGGACAGCGTGAACGCAGCGTGAGCGGCGTCTTGTCGGGGATCCGATCGACGAGCATCGTGACGAATCCGCCGACCACCAGACCGATCGGGACGGCGAGGAGGATGACCAGGAGGTCCATGGGAAACGGACCCTAGGGCCCCGAGCTCAGCTGTCGACGGAACCCAGGAACTTCAGGAGAAGTCCGCGGTTGACGCTGTCGTCCTCGGCCTCGACGGCTGCGAGGGCGGCGTCGCGTTCGGCATCGGTGGTCGCCCGGGCGGCGGCCGCGACGGCCTTGGCCGCCTTCGGGCTCAGGTTGGCGAGCTGACGGGCCATCTCGGCCGGGTCGAGCTCGTCGTCACCGTCGATACCGGCGCGTGCACCGGCGAAGAT encodes:
- a CDS encoding 3-dehydroquinate synthase family protein; the protein is MTITISVDLEQRSYPVHVGAGVRELLPEVVPQGARRVAVITQAGIPWDVDPGVDHEVIAVPDGEAAKSLTVVEQVCRRMAEAGFTRADAIVGVGGGVVTDLAGFVAAVYHRGIRFVSVSTTLLGQVDAAIGGKTGVNLPEGKNLVGAFWQPSAVLCDTDTLKTLPPREYRSGVGEVAKYHFLGGGRLDELDIEERVAACVRIKAAVVAADEREGGRRAILNYGHTLAHAIETAGAYDLRHGEAVAVGIAYAGEVALRLGRIDEARMAEHRRVLSAYDLPHSLPPDLDPEQLLDLFSRDKKAIDGITLVLDGDDGVETVVGVDRAVLADAMEAIR
- a CDS encoding shikimate kinase: MSSRAIVLVGPMGSGKSTVGRALARRLEMSHVDTDELVVEAAGAPIDEIFEHDGEERFRELETEALGEALASPAVVSTGGGIVVTAANRELLRNVDAFVVWLDGSIDALTARVGSGRGRPLLQGDVRAALRDKIDERNPGYLEVADLRVDTTSMRHVDCVDAIVAAMEGAPA
- a CDS encoding prepilin peptidase, with the protein product MDLLVILLAVPIGLVVGGFVTMLVDRIPDKTPLTLRSRCPFCDQTLGHADTIPVLSWVRLKGSCPHCGHRITPAYPVVEVLTMLLWVAVAVDHGWEWTLLPPLVLVTSTLGLSVIDMYVYRLPDRLVFPSLGLSLLTMVVAGIGIDRPSAITKALGGMALYGGFLLVMHLISPRGMGFGDVKLALLLGLHLGWAAGSVWVGWTPVFRLVFYALLLSCLVGGIGGLLIAVLRRRLSRDVLPDPEAGDDGQPARLLSQSMPFGPALAAGTVVVVFFADAIL